One segment of Drosophila ananassae strain 14024-0371.13 chromosome 3R, ASM1763931v2, whole genome shotgun sequence DNA contains the following:
- the LOC6497926 gene encoding serine/threonine-protein phosphatase 4 regulatory subunit 2 has protein sequence MNNLIKSHALFEILKSPIPSLHFAKGDEPESEVSGGAAKQLNVNAQEFVPRSKREQSPKVEGTDVTADLNSKKCNEQKLKTKLTLPWKGFPKKCEKASRSAQVVLLNDVDYMIVPRIKRVKKTKEDGKVASGEAKPAEVKAKSAKNEEPAPTAAALLSALTAEKRIDAEEKRREQERKVALEALKLVEQRRLRGPLISPKEASEAPEKAKLIIHLSRSPVRFSPEERLRVDRLRIAKKERIERVLREMKSELETQQVQKQKKSLTPPKTTSRWNSGLKDPDKSTASTKRYIPTTKEWDEQCRVKHLADIEAADNYNDSEDENRMPNLAHARLVQPLVSSSSYNILPTQVIKLEDAKAAGTPRYCPPSKLLQGEKRKGNLTHLRPIPHWSPRPTPQGPMETLINKIGRIVKRYTIDQLLKFEPQPEQLERPDFQESATRLGFLCD, from the exons ATGAACAATCTGATAAAGAGTCATGCCCTTTTCGAGATCCTTAAGTCGCCCATTCCGAGTCTCCATTTTGCCAAGGGTGACGAGCCGGAGTCCGAGGTCTCAGGAGGCGCCGCCAAACAGCTAAATGTCAACGCCCAGGAGTTCGTTCCGCGCAGCAAGCGAGAGCAGTCACCGAAAGTCGAAGGAACTGATGTGACCGCCGATTTAAATTCTAAGAAATGTAACGAGCAAAAACTAAAGACCAAACTAACGCTGCCCTGGAAGGGTTTCCCCAAAAAATGCGAGAAAG CTTCTCGCAGTGCCCAGGTGGTATTACTCAACGATGTCGACTACATGATAGTGCCCCGCATCAAGCGGGTGAAAAAGACGAAGGAGGACGGTAAGGTGGCGTCGGGCGAGGCTAAACCCGCTGAGGTTAAGGCCAAGTCGGCCAAGAATGAAGAGCCAGCTCCGACGGCAGCCGCCCTGCTGAGTGCCCTGACGGCGGAAAAGCGCATCGATGCGGAGGAGAAGCGCCGCGAGCAGGAGCGGAAAGTTGCCTTGGAGGCGCTGAAGTTGGTGGAACAAAGGCGCCTACGAGGCCCCCTGATCAGCCCCAAAGAAGCCAGCGAAGCGCCCGAAAAGGCCAAGCTGATCATACACCTCTCACGGTCGCCCGTTCGGTTTAGCCCTGAGGAGCGCCTCCGCGTGGATCGTCTGAGAATAGCCAAAAAGGAGCGGATCGAACGGGTCCTGCGGGAGATGAAGTCAGAGCTAGAGACGCAACAGGTGCAGAAGCAGAAAAAGAGCCTCACCCCGCCCAAGACCACCAGTCGATGGAACAGCGGACTGAAGGATCCGGATAAGAGTACGGCATCCACCAAGAGATATATTCCGACAACCAAGGAGTGGGATGAGCAGTGCCGGGTGAAGCACCTGGCGGACATAGAGGCCGCCGACAACTATAACGACTCGGAGGACGAGAACCGGATGCCCAATCTGGCACATGCGAGGCTGGTGCAGCCGCTGGTCTCCTCGTCATCGTACAACATCCTGCCAACGCAGGTCATAAAGTTGGAGGACGCGAAGGCCGCAGGGACGCCGCGATACTGTCCGCCGTCCAAGCTCCTCCAGGGCGAGAAACGCAAGGGAAACCTCACCCATCTGCGTCCCATTCCCCACTGGAGTCCCCGACCCACTCCCCAGGGCCCGATGGAGACGCTCATCAACAAAATTGGCAGAATCGTGAAACGCTATACCATTGATCAACTGCTGAAGTTTGAGCCCCAACCTGAGCAGCTCGAAAGGCCCGATTTTCAGGAGTCTGCCACCCGACTGGGGTTTCTCTGCGACTAG